Proteins from one Setaria italica strain Yugu1 chromosome V, Setaria_italica_v2.0, whole genome shotgun sequence genomic window:
- the LOC105914450 gene encoding amino-acid permease BAT1 homolog isoform X2 — MSPRSAAELELPVADADRARLQQLGYKQELKRGLSVVSNFAFSFAIISVLTGVTTTYNTGLRYGGPASMTLGWLVVATFNGCVALSMAEICSAYPTSGGLYYWSAKLAGKDWAPLASWITGWFNIVGQWACTTSVDFSLAQLIQVMILLSTGGANGGGYLASKYVVLAIYTAILIVHGLINSLPIQWLSWFGQLGAFWNVAGVFLLVILIPSVAKERASAEFIFTHFNTQNTMGIHSKPYILAVGLLMSQYSSIGYDTSVHMTEETKNADWNGPMGIVSSVALSSIFGWIYLLALTSVMTDIPYFLDTSNDAGGYAIAQALYTTFHRRYGSGVGGIVCLGIIAVAVFLCGTACVTSNSRMGYAFSRDGAMPFSHVWHRVNKQEVPLNVVWLSVSVAFVMALTSLGSQVAFQAMVSITTLGLYISYALPIIFRVTTARKSFVPGPFHLGRYGVAVGSAAVLWVALVTVLFCLPVAYPVAKDNFNYTPAAVGGVLLLTVGAWVLHARFWFRGPVTNVGEA, encoded by the exons TGTTGTTTCCAACTTCGCCTTCTCCTTCGCTATCATCTCCGTGCTGACGGGCGTCACCACGACGTACAACACCGGTCTGCGCTACGGCGGCCCGGCGTCCATGACGCTGGGCTGGCTCGTCGTGGCCACGTTCAACGGCTGCGTCGCCTTGTCCATGGCGGAGATCTGCTCGGCGTACCCGACCTCCGGCGGCCTCTACTATTGGAGCGCCAAGCTCGCCGGCAAGGATTGGGCGCCCCTCGCTTCCTGGATCACCGGATG GTTCAACATAGTGGGACAG TGGGCTTGCACCACGAGCGTGGATTTCTCGTTGGCGCAGCTTATCCAGGTGATGATCCTGCTTAGCACCGGCGGAGCCAACGGCGGCGGCTACCTCGCCTCCAAGTACGTCGTGCTGGCCATCTACACCGCCATCCTGATCGTGCATGGCCTCATCAACAGCCTGCCCATCCAGTGGCTTTCTTGGTTTGGGCAGCTCGGAGCTTTCTGGAACGTAGCAG GTGTCTTTCTCCTGGTGATCTTGATCCCATCGGTGGCGAAGGAGAGGGCGAGCGCGGAGTTCATCTTTACCCACTTCAACACACAGAACACCATGGGGATCCACAGCAAGCCTTACATCCTAGCCGTGGGCTTGCTCATGAGCCAGTACTCCAGCATCGGATACGACACATCTGTTCACAtg ACGGAGGAGACCAAGAACGCGGACTGGAACGGGCCGATGGGGATCGTCAGCTCCGTCGCACTGTCCAGCATTTTCGGATGGATTTACCTGCTGGCTCTGACGTCGGTCATGACTGACATCCCCTACTTCCTGGACACTAGCAACGACGCCGGCGGGTATGCCATTGCCCAGGCTCTGTACACCACCTTTCACCGGAGGTACGGCAGCGGCGTCGGGGGTATCGTCTGCCTGGGCatcatcgccgtcgccgtcttCCTCTGCGGCACCGCCTGCGTGACCAGCAACTCGAGGATGGGGTATGCCTTCTCCAGGGACGGGGCGATGCCGTTCTCGCATGTTTGGCATCGGGTGAACAAGCAGGAGGTGCCCCTGAACGTCGTCTGGCTCTCCGTGTCTGTGGCGTTCGTCATGGCCCTCACG TCGCTGGGGAGCCAGGTGGCGTTCCAGGCCATGGTGTCCATCACCACGCTCGGTCTCTACATCTCCTACGCGCTGCCCATCATCTTCCGCGTGACGACGGCCCGGAAATCCTTCGTTCCAGGGCCGTTTCACCTCGGGAGATACGGGGTCGCCGTCggctcggccgccgtcctctgGGTGGCCCTCGTCACCGTGCTGTTCTGCCTGCCGGTGGCGTACCCCGTCGCCAAGGACAACTTCAACTACACGCCGGCGGCCGTCGGGGGCGTGCTGCTGCTCACCGTCGGCGCGTGGGTGCTTCACGCCCGGTTCTGGTTCCGAGGGCCCGTCACCAACGTCGGCGAGGCGTAA
- the LOC105914450 gene encoding amino-acid permease BAT1 homolog isoform X1, whose protein sequence is MGTVEAGLPAADHPAADADRARLQQLGYKQELKRGLSVVSNFAFSFAIISVLTGVTTTYNTGLRYGGPASMTLGWLVVATFNGCVALSMAEICSAYPTSGGLYYWSAKLAGKDWAPLASWITGWFNIVGQWACTTSVDFSLAQLIQVMILLSTGGANGGGYLASKYVVLAIYTAILIVHGLINSLPIQWLSWFGQLGAFWNVAGVFLLVILIPSVAKERASAEFIFTHFNTQNTMGIHSKPYILAVGLLMSQYSSIGYDTSVHMTEETKNADWNGPMGIVSSVALSSIFGWIYLLALTSVMTDIPYFLDTSNDAGGYAIAQALYTTFHRRYGSGVGGIVCLGIIAVAVFLCGTACVTSNSRMGYAFSRDGAMPFSHVWHRVNKQEVPLNVVWLSVSVAFVMALTSLGSQVAFQAMVSITTLGLYISYALPIIFRVTTARKSFVPGPFHLGRYGVAVGSAAVLWVALVTVLFCLPVAYPVAKDNFNYTPAAVGGVLLLTVGAWVLHARFWFRGPVTNVGEA, encoded by the exons ATGGGCACCGTCGAGGCCGGGCTGCCCGCGGCCGATCAtccggccgccgacgccgaccggGCGCGGCTGCAGCAGCTGGGATACAAGCAGGAGCTCAAGCGCGGCCTCTC TGTTGTTTCCAACTTCGCCTTCTCCTTCGCTATCATCTCCGTGCTGACGGGCGTCACCACGACGTACAACACCGGTCTGCGCTACGGCGGCCCGGCGTCCATGACGCTGGGCTGGCTCGTCGTGGCCACGTTCAACGGCTGCGTCGCCTTGTCCATGGCGGAGATCTGCTCGGCGTACCCGACCTCCGGCGGCCTCTACTATTGGAGCGCCAAGCTCGCCGGCAAGGATTGGGCGCCCCTCGCTTCCTGGATCACCGGATG GTTCAACATAGTGGGACAG TGGGCTTGCACCACGAGCGTGGATTTCTCGTTGGCGCAGCTTATCCAGGTGATGATCCTGCTTAGCACCGGCGGAGCCAACGGCGGCGGCTACCTCGCCTCCAAGTACGTCGTGCTGGCCATCTACACCGCCATCCTGATCGTGCATGGCCTCATCAACAGCCTGCCCATCCAGTGGCTTTCTTGGTTTGGGCAGCTCGGAGCTTTCTGGAACGTAGCAG GTGTCTTTCTCCTGGTGATCTTGATCCCATCGGTGGCGAAGGAGAGGGCGAGCGCGGAGTTCATCTTTACCCACTTCAACACACAGAACACCATGGGGATCCACAGCAAGCCTTACATCCTAGCCGTGGGCTTGCTCATGAGCCAGTACTCCAGCATCGGATACGACACATCTGTTCACAtg ACGGAGGAGACCAAGAACGCGGACTGGAACGGGCCGATGGGGATCGTCAGCTCCGTCGCACTGTCCAGCATTTTCGGATGGATTTACCTGCTGGCTCTGACGTCGGTCATGACTGACATCCCCTACTTCCTGGACACTAGCAACGACGCCGGCGGGTATGCCATTGCCCAGGCTCTGTACACCACCTTTCACCGGAGGTACGGCAGCGGCGTCGGGGGTATCGTCTGCCTGGGCatcatcgccgtcgccgtcttCCTCTGCGGCACCGCCTGCGTGACCAGCAACTCGAGGATGGGGTATGCCTTCTCCAGGGACGGGGCGATGCCGTTCTCGCATGTTTGGCATCGGGTGAACAAGCAGGAGGTGCCCCTGAACGTCGTCTGGCTCTCCGTGTCTGTGGCGTTCGTCATGGCCCTCACG TCGCTGGGGAGCCAGGTGGCGTTCCAGGCCATGGTGTCCATCACCACGCTCGGTCTCTACATCTCCTACGCGCTGCCCATCATCTTCCGCGTGACGACGGCCCGGAAATCCTTCGTTCCAGGGCCGTTTCACCTCGGGAGATACGGGGTCGCCGTCggctcggccgccgtcctctgGGTGGCCCTCGTCACCGTGCTGTTCTGCCTGCCGGTGGCGTACCCCGTCGCCAAGGACAACTTCAACTACACGCCGGCGGCCGTCGGGGGCGTGCTGCTGCTCACCGTCGGCGCGTGGGTGCTTCACGCCCGGTTCTGGTTCCGAGGGCCCGTCACCAACGTCGGCGAGGCGTAA